A region from the Candidatus Methylomirabilis sp. genome encodes:
- the pal gene encoding peptidoglycan-associated lipoprotein Pal, which translates to MRWMQRTWIGSTITLALTMLFLTGCPKRPDVVETVPRPMAPQGEVGMPTPPPLPKVAIPEEKSPTEVAAQPSEAKPTTEAGAVPEAKIAEAEVKPEPSAEGKAAAEPELALKDIYFDYDQSAIREDSKKQLNENIEWLRKNLAGKVTIEGHCDERGSSEYNLALGERRARATRDYLTAAGIGADRISTISFGKERPFALGHDESAWKWNRRAHFTPSAK; encoded by the coding sequence TTCTGACCGGCTGTCCGAAACGGCCGGATGTTGTAGAAACTGTTCCGAGGCCGATGGCGCCGCAAGGCGAGGTCGGGATGCCGACGCCTCCGCCATTGCCAAAAGTTGCCATTCCAGAAGAGAAGTCTCCCACTGAGGTCGCTGCCCAGCCGTCAGAAGCCAAGCCGACCACCGAAGCCGGTGCGGTTCCGGAGGCTAAGATCGCTGAGGCGGAGGTGAAACCGGAGCCCTCAGCGGAGGGCAAGGCGGCGGCAGAACCAGAGCTGGCACTGAAAGATATCTACTTCGACTATGATCAGTCTGCCATTCGAGAGGACTCGAAGAAGCAATTGAATGAGAACATTGAATGGCTCAGGAAAAATCTCGCGGGTAAGGTGACTATTGAAGGCCACTGCGACGAGCGCGGTTCCAGTGAATACAATCTTGCGCTTGGCGAGCGGCGGGCCAGAGCAACGCGCGATTACTTAACGGCTGCCGGGATCGGTGCGGATCGAATCAGCACTATCAGTTTTGGGAAGGAGCGCCCATTCGCTCTAGGACATGACGAATCCGCATGGAAGTGGAATCGGCGAGCCCATTTTACCCCTAGCGCGAAATGA
- the bamD gene encoding outer membrane protein assembly factor BamD: protein MRPYLLLAAALTFSVLTMGCEGDLPLRMVQRDVDSMRSEVAAVARTGEGTRMFIEEHLRKVEDRLEKSERTRAALEEKLRKLDSDLKSQAAKVAQERQERQGFLQSQAALTVKLDELTTEVRLAQGQTEGIGHGIAEINRRVDESGRQIEQFGRRLNGLDKQVNQSVVASQEATTVAQQAVAASQQTAKQVTAALGQMAQQTNAAIEQVNTTAQLALTEARKTTKGKPITGSADLPRAGTQPMPPAVAPIMAPPLVPSAPATQAPTQGAVPPPPAAQKVESPAPPASAARSMASPQSAEELYSHALSDYTKGNYESAINGFRRIVELYPNSRRLPNARYWLGESYYSQKNYDQAITEFELLIKQFPKSQEAKRAKGRLSQVR from the coding sequence ATGAGACCTTATCTTCTGCTAGCGGCTGCGCTGACCTTCAGCGTGTTGACTATGGGATGTGAGGGAGACCTGCCCCTGCGCATGGTTCAGCGGGATGTCGACTCAATGAGGAGCGAGGTGGCAGCCGTCGCCAGGACAGGTGAAGGAACCAGGATGTTCATCGAGGAGCATCTCAGGAAGGTCGAGGATCGCCTAGAAAAGAGCGAGCGCACTCGGGCAGCCCTGGAAGAGAAGCTGAGGAAGTTGGATTCGGATCTCAAGAGCCAAGCGGCGAAGGTCGCCCAGGAACGACAGGAAAGACAAGGGTTCCTTCAGTCCCAGGCGGCTCTCACTGTAAAGCTTGATGAGTTGACAACCGAGGTGCGCTTGGCTCAGGGGCAGACCGAGGGGATTGGTCATGGCATTGCGGAGATCAATAGGCGAGTTGATGAGTCTGGGCGTCAGATCGAGCAGTTCGGACGACGATTGAATGGGCTCGACAAGCAGGTCAATCAGTCCGTTGTTGCTTCACAGGAGGCGACGACTGTGGCCCAGCAGGCGGTGGCTGCCTCCCAGCAGACTGCAAAGCAAGTGACGGCAGCGCTGGGACAAATGGCCCAACAGACGAACGCTGCAATTGAGCAGGTCAACACTACCGCACAACTGGCCTTGACCGAAGCCAGAAAAACGACCAAGGGAAAGCCGATCACTGGTTCTGCCGACTTGCCTCGCGCCGGGACGCAGCCCATGCCCCCTGCGGTTGCCCCGATCATGGCGCCCCCTCTTGTTCCGTCTGCGCCGGCCACCCAGGCCCCAACTCAAGGGGCTGTGCCCCCTCCACCCGCCGCTCAGAAGGTAGAGTCGCCTGCGCCGCCGGCCTCGGCTGCTCGATCGATGGCTAGTCCGCAGAGCGCTGAGGAGCTATACAGCCATGCGCTCTCCGACTATACGAAGGGCAACTATGAATCAGCAATCAACGGTTTCCGGCGCATCGTTGAACTTTACCCCAACTCCAGGCGTCTGCCGAACGCCCGATACTGGCTTGGCGAGTCGTATTATAGCCAGAAGAATTATGACCAGGCGATTACGGAGTTCGAGTTACTTATCAAGCAGTTCCCAAAGTCGCAAGAGGCGAAGCGGGCCAAGGGTCGGCTGAGTCAGGTTAGATAA